Within Borrelia puertoricensis, the genomic segment ATTAGAAATATGAATATGTATTTTTTCATCTTTTATCCTTTATCTTGAAATTATACCAAATATATTTTGATACTTAGTATAATTTAAATATTATCAAAATGTATTTTGAAAGTCTAGAGTTTTGATTCTAAAATTTTTGTTCTTTTATTTTAAATTTTAGATGAATTTTTTCTAAAGTCTTTAGTTTGGGGGCTTAATTATTGTTTTATGAATTTTAACAGACAAATACCTAAATGGTGTTTGTTTGTTAAATTAACTTATAGAACCTATGTTTTTTAATTTGTTTAAATCTCACTTTTGTTAAATCTTTCACTTGTAATGAATTTTTTCAGTTCGGTTAAGGGTGAAAATTGATCAGCAATTTGTTTAAGTTTATTTATTCCTTCTCTGTTTATAAGCTTAAAGATTTCATTTTCGCGTTGACGAGTGCTATTATCATTTATAAATTCTTGTGAGTTTTTACCCATTTTTGTTTTGTAGAAGTAATAACCAGTATCTGCTTCAGATTTATTATCTATGAAAAATCTGAATGAGAAACTTTGTGGTACTTTATCCGCGTCTTTCTTTAGTGCTTTTGAAAATTTCATTATGTCATCTCTAATTCCTGAAAAGACTATATCTATAGTTTTACCCCCTGGACTTTCAAAACTTAAGCATAGATCAATAGAATTTAGCTTGTAGTCTTCAACTTCAGAAAAATCTTTGAGATCATTTTGAAATAAGTAATTAGGAAATAATAGTTTGATTTTTTTAGTTGTCCAGATTGTTCATTTTCTGGGTTAATCGCGTTGTGTTTTGTTATACGATAAAATTTATGATTCATAAAGAGATCGAAATTAACATCATATTCTTTAATATAAGACTTGAAATAATAATTGTCTGGCTTGCTCGCATCGCCTTTAAAAGTTACTAAATCATCGAATAATCCATGTTTTGATGTAGGTTTGTTAAACTCTTTTTTTTTCCTAAAATTTGGGTTGTTTGGATTTAATTTTGGATTTAAGTTATTAGATATCCTTCTTTGAAAAACTAAACCTGAATTATCTTGATTTTTTTTTGGATTTAGGGTACAAGCATTTAAGCTTAAGCCTATCCATATAATTAATATAGTTTTGTTAAGCGCGTTTTTTTGCAAAATATTCTCCTCCCTAACTTTAAAGTTAGTTATTGATTTCATTATACACATAAATGCATATTATACATATAACATATATTAGACATATATCAGTTAAATTATGTGTATAGAAAAAATGTGTATCAATCATAATTTTGTTATAAATTACAAGTATATGAAATGACATTGTATCAATAAGATTATTCGAATTTTATAACCATTAAAAATGATGTTTTAGCTGTTATGCAAAAGAAGTAATTAGTTATTTATGACAAAGATAAGTTTAATAGTATGTTAAATAGTTTAGATAATTATTGTGTTGTTAGAATTATAGATATTTATCGAGATATTAAAATTAATCAGGATGAAGCTTTGAATGCTATAGATATTATTTTTGATGTTGCAGTAAAACAAGACTTTCAAGTTAGTTTTAATAACCTAAAAAGTGATTATGATTCTCATATAAGAGAGGCTTTTAATAAATCTTCAGGTGAATTGTTTTTTCAGCTTACAAATGATATTAATAAATATCTAGGGTCTTTGATGTTATTACAAGCAATGCCTTAGCTGTCAATGTAAGTGGTGCTCGGCAGGTAGTGGTAGTTAATCCTTGAATTAGTTTAAATTAAGATTATTAAAAGATTATTAAGATTGAAAATAGTAGGTGAAGAAAGTAAAGCCTTAAATGTATATAATATTTGATATTAATAAATAAAATCTTTGCAGATCACAAATATAAGCTGTTATTATATATTATATTTATTATAATAATATAATAATTTAATTTGAAAAAGGGGGGGATTTAATGTTAAAAATTAGGCATATCATTTTGTTTTTAGTATTAATATTGCTATTTATAAGTTGTGATTTAAAATCTCAAAGAAAAGATCTTGGTCAAGAAGATTCTGATTTTAGCGAAATTTTTACTGGAGAGAGAACTTTAAGAAAGTTTGGTAAAGGAGTGAATTTAACGGGTGTAAATTCTGTTGTAGAGCAAAGGCAGTTTAGTGAAGTAGTAGATTTAACGGATCTAGAAGAGAATGTTCCTAAATTAACCGAAGAAGAAAAAAGTTTGCATGTTAAGCTTAACAATCTGTTAGATACATTTGGAGTATCTCTTAAGGAAAGGGAAGCAGTTGGTTATATACTCAGTGTAGTAACTGATGCTAATATTGGTATTAATAAGGGTTATAAGACATATACTAGTCTTGAGTTTTGTAATCTGTTAAATGAGTTAGGAGCTGTTAAATTAAAGAAAATTATCGAATGTCACTTAAAAGTCCTTGAAGAACAAGAAAAAGCCAGAAATGCTATTTTAAATGCACCTTTATCCTTTAACAAACAGGAATTGAGAGATAGCTTTAATAAGCATAAGGATAATTACAAATTTTATTTAAAAGGGTTATTTAATAGGGCTATTGCTGATGACATTTATAATAACATTATAATTGATGATTATGA encodes:
- a CDS encoding BTA121 domain-containing protein surface lipoprotein; the protein is MYDKDKFNSMLNSLDNYCVVRIIDIYRDIKINQDEALNAIDIIFDVAVKQDFQVSFNNLKSDYDSHIREAFNKSSGELFFQLTNDINKYLGSLMLLQAMP